In Amaranthus tricolor cultivar Red isolate AtriRed21 chromosome 3, ASM2621246v1, whole genome shotgun sequence, a single window of DNA contains:
- the LOC130808977 gene encoding phosphatidylinositol 4-phosphate 5-kinase 7-like, giving the protein MQCTERDKVFSNGDVYCGNTVGMVPHGKGKYKWSNGTIYEGDWDEGKMTGKGQMIWSSGAVYEGDFSGGYLHGQGAFTASDGSTYDGAWRMNTKHGFGRKKYSNSDFYEGSWKEGLREGSGKYNWSSGNTYVGTWKSGMMCGKGLLKWANGDIFYGSWLDGLRDGSGFYRFADGGCYCGTWSRGLKDGRGTFYPAGSKHVSLKKWFKSEGYDGNLRDELSRSSSMRLETSVTSGPNMKRCISENVAGGNLTRSSSQISPRASFDGDCILDDIARDLSLKDKSCKLVNTSSDDLFDGQEENDVVFEREYMQGVLIRERVKKNDGKSSKVKSHSKFSIKPKSRSCFTTSRVNQSHYFMLNLQLGIRYTVGKITPVPAREVRYTDFAKQARIKMFFPKKGSQLTPPHYSLDFYWKDYCPMVFRNLREMFKLNAADYMMSICGDDGLREICSPGKSGSMFYLSHDDRFVIKTLRKSELKVFLQMLPSYYNHVQLYENTLITKFFGLHRIKLKCGRKVRFVVMGNMFYTELRIHQRYDLKGSSYGRYTSKEKINQNATLKDLDLSYEFYMDRSLRDALFKQIELDCSFLQSQHIIDYSLLLGLHFRAPEHLKSLMELPDPSYDTEDKLAANGVTSLGGLSVPPTGLMLVTHEPGSVSTAPGPHIRGSTLRAYSVGDKEVDLLLPGTGRLRVQLGVNMPALANRKIQQSETKNETDSMEVELFEVFDVVLYLGIIDILQDYNLKKKIEHTSKSLLLDPVTISVVEPNFYARRFISFLEKVFPVPP; this is encoded by the exons ATGCAGTGCACAGAACG GGATAAGGTGTTTTCTAATGGTGATGTATATTGTGGGAATACTGTGGGCATGGTTCCCCATGGAAAGGGAAAATATAAATGGTCAAATGGGACCATTTACGAAGGTGATTGGGATGAAGGGAAAATGACAGGGAAAGGGCAAATGATATGGTCTTCCGGAGCAGTATACGAGGGCGATTTTTCTGGGGGTTATCTTCATGGACAGGGAGCTTTTACTGCTTCTGATGGTTCTACTTATGATGGGGCTTGGCGGATGAATACGAAGCATGGATTTGGAAGGAAGAAATACTCCAACTCTGATTTTTACGAGGGTTCATGGAAAGAAGGTCTTCGTGAAGGAAGTGGAAAGTATAATTGGAGTTCAGGAAATACATACGTTGGTACTTGGAAATCTGGAATGATGTGTGGAAAAGGACTTTTGAAGTGGGCTAATGGTGATATATTTTATGGTTCGTGGTTAGATGGGTTACGGGATGGATCGGGTTTCTATCGCTTTGCTGATGGAGGCTGTTATTGTGGAACTTGGAGCAGGGGTTTAAAAGATGGTAGAGGAACATTTTATCCTGCTGGAAGTAAACATGTATCTCTAAAGAAGTGGTTCAAATCTGAAGGTTATGATGGAAACTTGAGAGATGAGCTTTCTCGTAGTTCTTCCATGAGATTAGAAACAAGTGTGACTTCAGGACCAAATATGAAACGATGCATCTCTGAAAACGTAGCTGGTGGTAACTTAACTAGAAGTTCAAGTCAAATTTCACCGAGGGCTTCTTTTGACGGAGACTGCATACTTGATGACATTGCAAGAGATCTATCATTGAAAGACAAATCTTGCAAATTGGTCAATACCTCTAGTGATGATCTGTTTGATGGGCAAGAGGAAAATGATGTAGTTTTTGAGAGAGAATATATGCAGGGTGTCTTGATTAGAGAACGTGTAAAGAAAAATGATGGAAAATCTTCCAAGGTGAAGTCTCACagtaaattttctatcaaaCCAAAAAGTCGTTCTTGCTTCACAACTTCCAGAGTCAACCAGAGCCACTATTTTATGCTTAACCTACAGCTTGGTATCAG GTACACAGTTGGCAAGATAACACCAGTTCCTGCTCGCGAAGTTAGGTACACGGATTTTGCCAAACAAGCGAGAATTAAAATGTTCTTTCCTAAAAAGGGTTCTCAACTTACACCTCCACATTATTCGCTAGATTTTTACTGGAAGGATTATTGCCCTATGGTATTCAG GAATTTGAGAGAGATGTTTAAGTTAAATGCTGCAGATTACATGATGTCCATCTGTGGTGATGATGGTTTAAGAGAGATTTGCTCTCCAGGAAAGAGTGGCAGCATGTTTTATCTGTCACACGATGATAGATTTGTGATCAAAACATTGCGTAAATCTGAGTTGAAG GTTTTCCTCCAAATGCTTCCTAGCTACTATAATCATGTGCAATTGTACGAGAACACTCTGATCACAAAATTTTTTGGGCTGCATCGCATAAAACTGAAATGTGGCAGAAAG GTAAGGTTTGTGGTTATGGGCAATATGTTCTACACTGAATTACGAATTCATCAGCGTTATGACTTGAAGGGGTCTTCTTATGGAAGATATACGAGCAAAGAAAAGATCAATCAAAATGCCACCTTGAAAGATCTTGACCTCTCTTATGAATTTTATATGGATAGATCTTTGCGTGATGCCCTATTTAA aCAAATAGAGTTAGATTGCAGTTTTCTGCAATCTCAACATATAATTGACTATAGTCTTCTGCTGGGTTTGCATTTTCGAGCTCCCGAGCATCTGAAATCTCTCATGGAATTACCAGACCCATCCTATGACACTGAGGATAAACTTGCTGCCAATG GTGTGACTTCATTAGGGGGGCTGTCGGTTCCTCCGACAGGTCTGATGTTGGTAACACATGAGCCAGGTTCAGTGAGCACTGCTCCCGGTCCTCATATTAGAGGAAGTACATTGAGGGCATACTCTGTAGGTGATAAGGAAGTTGATCTCCTCCTCCCTGGAACTGGAAG GCTGAGGGTGCAATTAGGTGTAAACATGCCCGCTCTAGCAAACCGAAAAATCCAACAAAGTGAGACTAAAAATGAGACGGATTCAATGGAAGTTGAACTATTTGAGGTTTTTGATGTCGTTCTTTACCTTGGCATAATTGATATATTGCAAGATTACAACTTGAAAAAGAAAATCGAGCATACAAGCAAATCTTTGCTTTTAGACCCTGTGACAATCTCCGTTGTTGAACCTAACTTCTATGCAAGACGTTTTATTAGTTTCCTCGAAAAAGTTTTTCCTGTTCCCCCTTAA